In Canis lupus familiaris isolate Mischka breed German Shepherd chromosome 24, alternate assembly UU_Cfam_GSD_1.0, whole genome shotgun sequence, a single genomic region encodes these proteins:
- the SOX12 gene encoding transcription factor SOX-12, producing the protein MVQQRGARAKRDGGPPPPGPGPAEEGAREPGWCKTPSGHIKRPMNAFMVWSQHERRKIMDQWPDMHNAEISKRLGRRWQLLQDSEKIPFVREAERLRLKHMADYPDYKYRPRKKSKGAPAKARPRPPGGGGGGGGGGGGGGGSRLKPGPQLPGRGGRRAAGGPLGVGAAAPEDDDEDDDEELLEVRLVETPGRELWRMVPAGRAARGPAERAQGPSGEGAAVTASSPTPSEDEEPEEEEEEAAAAEEGEEETVASGEEPLGFLSRLPPGPAGLDCSALDRDPDLPPPSGTSHFEFPDYCTPEVTEMIAGDWRPSSIADLVFTY; encoded by the coding sequence ATGGTGCAGCAGCGGGGCGCGAGGGCCAAGCGGGACGGcggcccgccgcccccggggcccgggccggcCGAGGAGGGGGCGCGTGAGCCCGGCTGGTGCAAGACGCCGAGCGGCCACATTAAGAGACCGATGAACGCGTTCATGGTGTGGTCGCAGCACGAGCGGCGGAAGATCATGGACCAGTGGCCCGACATGCACAACGCCGAGATCTCCAAGCGCCTGGGCCGCCGCTGGCAGCTGCTGCAGGACTCGGAGAAGATCCCGTTTGTGCGGGAGGCGGAGCGGCTGCGCCTCAAGCACATGGCGGATTACCCGGACTACAAGTACCGGCCGCGCAAAAAGAGCAAGGGGGCGCCCGCCAaggcgcggccccgcccccccggcggtggcggtggcggtggcggcggcggcggcggcggcggcggcagccgGCTCAAGCCCGGGCCGCAGCtgccgggccgcgggggccgccgaGCAGCGGGCGGGCCTTTGGGGGTCGGCGCGGCGGCGCCCGAGGACGACGACGAGGACGACGACGAGGAGCTGCTGGAAGTGCGCCTGGTCGAGACCCCCGGGAGGGAGCTGTGGAGGATGGTCCCGGCGGGGCGGGCTGCCCGGGGACCCGCGGAGCGCGCCCAGGGGCCGTCGGGCGAGGGGGCGGCTGTCACCGCCTCCTCCCCCACTCCGTCGGAGGACGAGGAGccggaggaagaggaggaggaggcggcggcggcggaggaagGCGAAGAGGAGACGGTGGCGTCGGGGGAGGAGCCGCTGGGCTTTCTGTCCAGactgccccccggccccgccggcctGGACTGCAGCGCCCTGGACCGCGACCCGGACCTGCCGCCCCCCTCGGGCACGTCGCATTTCGAGTTCCCGGACTACTGCACCCCCGAGGTTACCGAGATGATCGCGGGGGATTGGCGCCCGTCTAGCATCGCCGACCTGGTTTTCACCTACTGA